Proteins encoded by one window of Hafnia alvei:
- a CDS encoding ABC transporter permease translates to MDYTEVRNRPARRFSTFLYRRPTLYLLLLLTPPLLWFGVIYLGSLFTLLWQGAYTFDDFTMTVTPDFTLDNLKALFNPSNYDIIVRTLTMAILVSLACGLLAFPIAYYMARYTSGRSKAFFYIAIMMPMWASYIVKVYAWTLLLAKDGVAQWFLHYMGLEPVLAWVLGIPDIGGSTLSTSGLGRFMVFVYIWLPFMILPIQAALERLPPTLLQASADLGARPVQTFRHIVLPLAIPGIAAGSIFTFSLTLGDFIVPQLVGPPGYFIGSMVYAQQGAIGNMPMAAAFTLVPIVLIAIYLTIVKRLGAFDAL, encoded by the coding sequence ATGGACTACACCGAAGTTCGTAACCGTCCGGCGCGCCGGTTCTCAACGTTTTTATACCGCCGCCCGACGCTCTATTTACTGCTGTTACTCACGCCGCCGCTGCTGTGGTTTGGAGTGATTTATCTAGGGTCATTGTTCACCTTGCTGTGGCAGGGGGCATATACCTTTGATGATTTCACCATGACGGTGACGCCGGATTTCACGCTCGACAACCTCAAGGCGCTGTTCAACCCATCGAATTACGACATCATTGTGCGCACGCTAACGATGGCGATTCTGGTTTCTCTGGCCTGTGGATTGCTGGCGTTTCCCATCGCGTACTACATGGCACGTTACACCAGCGGCCGTAGCAAAGCCTTCTTCTACATCGCCATTATGATGCCGATGTGGGCCAGCTATATCGTCAAAGTGTATGCGTGGACGCTGCTGTTAGCGAAAGACGGTGTTGCGCAATGGTTCCTGCACTACATGGGATTAGAGCCGGTGCTGGCGTGGGTGCTGGGGATCCCAGATATTGGCGGCAGTACGCTGTCAACGTCAGGCCTTGGGCGCTTCATGGTGTTTGTTTACATCTGGCTGCCGTTCATGATTTTGCCGATTCAGGCTGCGCTGGAGCGCTTGCCGCCAACGCTGTTACAAGCCTCAGCGGATCTCGGTGCGCGTCCGGTTCAAACCTTCCGTCATATCGTGCTGCCCTTGGCGATTCCTGGCATTGCCGCAGGATCGATTTTTACCTTCTCCCTCACGCTAGGTGATTTCATTGTGCCACAGCTGGTGGGGCCTCCCGGTTACTTCATCGGTAGCATGGTCTATGCCCAGCAAGGGGCGATTGGCAATATGCCGATGGCCGCGGCCTTTACGCTGGTGCCTATCGTGCTGATTGCTATCTATCTAACCATCGTGAAACGTTTGGGGGCTTTCGATGCGCTCTGA
- a CDS encoding ABC transporter ATP-binding protein, producing MSGSVELIDVSKLYGDVHAVDRVSLTIKEGEFFSLLGPSGSGKTTCLRLIAGFEQPTSGSIRIQGQEAAGLPPYQRDVNTVFQDYALFPHMSVLENIAYGLMVKGVAKNDRLSRAREALNSVALADYGERKPSQLSGGQRQRVALARALVNRPRVLLLDEPLGALDLKLREQMQTELKKLQRQLGITFIFVTHDQSEALSMSDRVAVFSKGRIEQVDTPQKLYMQPETAFVAEFVGTSNVIRGPSAETLLGQPGIFSIRPEHIRFARDVAKPEEIHVQGVLRDVHYQGAATRYEVMIDNGVRLFVSQGNTQEQLLQPVRNTGEPVRLCWERNAMVALAGDR from the coding sequence ATGAGCGGCTCTGTTGAATTAATTGATGTATCCAAACTCTACGGCGACGTTCATGCGGTCGATCGCGTTTCGTTGACGATTAAAGAGGGGGAGTTTTTCTCTCTGCTCGGGCCTTCAGGTTCGGGAAAAACCACCTGTTTGCGTTTGATTGCGGGCTTTGAGCAGCCAACAAGCGGTTCTATTCGTATCCAAGGTCAAGAGGCTGCTGGGCTGCCGCCTTACCAGCGTGATGTGAACACCGTATTTCAGGATTACGCGCTATTTCCCCATATGAGCGTGCTGGAGAATATTGCCTACGGGCTGATGGTGAAAGGCGTCGCTAAAAATGATCGCCTGAGCCGTGCTCGTGAAGCGCTTAATAGTGTTGCGCTGGCCGATTATGGTGAGCGTAAACCTTCCCAACTCTCCGGTGGTCAGCGTCAGCGTGTGGCTTTGGCGCGTGCGCTGGTGAACCGTCCACGCGTTTTGCTGCTGGATGAACCGCTTGGCGCGCTCGATCTCAAACTGCGTGAGCAGATGCAAACCGAGCTGAAAAAGCTCCAACGTCAACTGGGGATCACCTTCATTTTTGTCACCCACGATCAAAGCGAAGCGCTGTCGATGTCCGATCGCGTGGCGGTATTTAGTAAAGGACGGATTGAACAGGTCGATACGCCGCAGAAGCTTTATATGCAGCCGGAAACGGCCTTCGTTGCCGAATTCGTCGGCACTTCAAACGTTATTCGTGGCCCATCGGCAGAAACTCTGCTCGGGCAGCCGGGGATCTTCTCGATCCGCCCAGAACACATTCGTTTTGCGCGTGATGTGGCGAAGCCAGAAGAGATCCACGTTCAGGGCGTTTTACGCGACGTCCATTACCAAGGGGCTGCAACGCGCTATGAAGTGATGATCGACAACGGTGTGCGTTTGTTCGTGAGTCAGGGCAATACGCAAGAGCAGCTTTTACAGCCGGTGCGGAATACCGGTGAACCGGTTCGCCTGTGCTGGGAAAGGAATGCGATGGTGGCGCTGGCGGGAGATCGCTGA
- a CDS encoding ABC transporter permease, translated as MRSDLNAAPWGLKIAAWGGLVFLHFPILIIAAYAFNTEDSAFSFPPKGFTLHWFEVAAGRQDVWDALWLSVQIAAMATTIALILGTLAAAALYRREFFGKQTISFLILLPIALPGIVTGIALLSAFKTLNMEPGMMTIVIGHATFCVVIVFNNVIARFRRTSHSLIEASMDLGADGWQTFRHVMLPSLASAMLAGGMLAFALSFDEIIVTTFTAGHERTLPLWLLNQLNRPRDVPVTNVVALCVMCLTAIPILGAYYLTKSSEDVEGAGK; from the coding sequence ATGCGCTCTGATCTCAACGCTGCACCGTGGGGACTCAAAATCGCCGCGTGGGGTGGCTTAGTGTTTTTACACTTCCCGATTTTAATTATTGCCGCCTATGCCTTTAACACCGAGGACTCGGCGTTCAGCTTCCCGCCAAAAGGCTTCACTCTGCACTGGTTTGAGGTTGCAGCGGGGCGGCAGGATGTTTGGGATGCCCTATGGCTCTCGGTGCAAATCGCCGCAATGGCAACCACCATCGCGCTCATTCTTGGCACGTTGGCGGCGGCTGCGCTGTATCGCCGCGAGTTTTTTGGTAAGCAGACCATCAGCTTTCTGATCCTGTTACCGATTGCGTTACCCGGCATCGTCACGGGTATCGCGCTGCTCTCGGCGTTTAAAACGCTCAACATGGAACCGGGGATGATGACGATTGTGATTGGTCACGCCACTTTCTGTGTGGTGATTGTATTCAATAACGTTATTGCCCGTTTCCGCCGCACGTCGCACAGCTTGATTGAAGCCTCAATGGATTTGGGCGCGGATGGCTGGCAAACCTTCCGTCACGTGATGCTACCGAGTCTGGCATCCGCCATGCTGGCGGGCGGAATGCTGGCGTTCGCTCTGTCATTTGATGAAATTATCGTCACCACCTTCACCGCAGGCCATGAGCGCACCTTGCCGCTGTGGCTGCTAAATCAGCTTAACCGCCCGCGTGATGTACCTGTGACGAACGTGGTTGCGCTGTGCGTGATGTGCCTGACGGCGATCCCAATCTTAGGCGCGTATTACCTGACGAAAAGCTCAGAAGATGTCGAAGGGGCGGGTAAATAA